The following DNA comes from Notolabrus celidotus isolate fNotCel1 chromosome 12, fNotCel1.pri, whole genome shotgun sequence.
ttactgtttgaGATAAGAATACACTTAGGCCTGTTCTCCTGTTAAACCCTGCAGTTACAGCATTACCAATTTATACTCACTCCATAGAGAGCCTGCTGACTCTGTCTAGAGAGTCCAGGTTTGCCTGTTCGAACTCCTCTTGATATCTATCCATCCTCAGAGCCTTCAGCCAATCACTGACCGTTGCCACTGCCGATAAGTCTGTGGGAGTAGGGCTTAGCAGTGGCTGAGAGCAGCTTCTGtacaagaaaaatgttaaaagatagATAATAAGAGTTCAGAAATATAGCAGATTCTTGATCACCTGCTGATCTGACAAGCCCTGTAAGATCAAGGAGTGTCGGTCTCACCGTGTTGGCTCCGCCTTTAGAGAGGCAGGGTGCCTGATGAGCCGATCCAAAGAGGACAGGACCGAGTCAAAGCCTGGCCGGTCCCCTCTTTCTGCCTGCCAGCACTGGAGCATCTGAGAGTGCAGGGCAGCGGGACAGTTATGGGGGGCGGGGAGGCGGTACTGGTCTGCTACTGCCTTCATCACCTGCAGGGGAGAGAAGCAAGAGCGACGTTACACATACAGCAGTGAGGCAGATGGCGTGAGAAGTCTCCTGTTATTGTCCTACATAAAGGTCACAGACCCCTCAGGGCTGGTTAGAGTGACTAAGAGGGAATTATGTAGATTCAAGCTACTTGGCATTTTGTCATCATTAAAATGagtctgttaaataaagaggagatggctgggaaaaaaatagattaattGTGTCTTTGAACTTCTCCGTGAGTTTATGTTACAACAGCAGATTGAAATTGATTTTCTGGGGCctatatgtgattttatttttttataattagtaattttattgagttttttcgttttttttaaacaagaataaagaacaacaaataaaatggactctgacaacatcagataaaataagttagtatgtaaataaatacaacaaaacaaaacaaagcaaatgatactaataaataaaaataataataaataaaatacatttataaaaaaaataggtTGGCAGGAAACAGTGGGCATTTACATTTacgttttcatttacatttatgtttgcaTTTACATATTAAGGGTAATTACCATACATTCTTCACAGGGTCTATATGTGATTTATTAACACAACAGAGGCTAGAAGTTTGAAGTGGGCTGGAGGGAATATCAAAattatttacaaataaagatatgcCTATTTTTGGGACTGCTTTGGTTTACAAATCAGAGAgtaaaaagctaaaaaaatctACTAGAACCATGGGCCGTAATACTCAAAATTTGTAGAAGCATAAGCACAAGAAACCATCCTATTTTTGAAGAACAACATGTAACAAGACTATCTCTATCCAGATGCAAGCGGTGGACGTTGCAGTTTGTGGTTAGTGCCTTAACTCCTTTAATAGTATTTTATTACTGTGTAACAGTTAAACCTGAGTGCATTTCCATCACTAATTCATCATGACTTCCTGTGCTCAGGCTTCATTCTCCTCTAAGCTCACCTCTTGATTGCTCATGTCCCAGTATGGACGCTCTCCATATGACATCACTTCCCACATAAGTATCCCGAAGCTCCAGACATCACTAGCCGAGCTGAACTTACGATGCTGGAAGGCTTCTGGTGCCGTCCACCGTACGGGAATCTTACTGCCCTGATGGATGAAGGCAGGCAGAAAATCAGTACGTTATACTCAACTGGAACCAGAAATCAGGACTGTTCAAAAACCACAGGAGTTCAGGTTTCAAGTACGAACCAGTGAGGCGGTGTAAGTGGGTATGTTGTGGTCCAGGCCCCTCATGAGACGGGACAAGCCAAAGTCAGACACTTTACAGACCAGGTTGGAGTTAACCAGCACGTTCCTGGCTGCCAggtccctgtggacaaagtttcTCTCAGAGAGGTAACGCATCCCTGCACCGATTCCCCTTAGCATCCCAACAAGCTGCAGGACGCTGAACTGGCCTTCATTTTCCTGGAATACGAAATGATAGAGGTAGAAAAGAGGAGGATAGGAGAGGAGGGGTGTCAGAATGAAATTAAATGTGCTCAGTCTCCAACATCGTGACAGAAACAGAAGTGATCTCACTCTGAGGAAGGCATCCAGGGGACCGTTCTCCATGAACTCAGTGATGATCCTCTCAGGGGGGGTCCGAGTAATGACACCCTCCAGTTTCAGCACGTTAGGgtggtcaaactgacccagcaCCCCTGCTTCACTGAGAAACAtccccttctctctgtctgacgCCCCCCAGCGTAATGTCTTTACCGCCACTAGCACCTCTCTGCGGCCCAACGGCCTATAGCGGCCTCGAGAAACCTCCCCAAACTGAGCTGGAGTAGAGAAGAGGAGCAGGTTTAATTGATATTTAACACTTAACACATATCTGCAAATGATTTCAGAGATAGAGGAACCAAACATACCTGCACCAATCACCTCCTCAATCTTGAGATGAGTTGCGTCTATTTCACGCGCAAACTCTTTGACAGCCTCACTGGGGTCTTCGTAAGTGGAGGGGTCGACATAATACTTCACTCCACCTAGAAATAAGGAACATTTAAGAACTGAGTGGACAGTCCTGTCTCATTTTTGGTGATTTATTAACAAAGTTGTTTCAAAGgagaaaaatctaaaaataattttcttaactcataaaacattcagaggttaaaatgttgttttaaaaaaattaaagaaatgacAGCATACATTTTTGTGTCAATTTATTGAGCCTAATGCCTCCAAATCACTTTAAACTGTTGCCTGTACAAGTTGACAGTTTGCATACtaaggtggccctgaaggacaaaacaaatttacaaaagatgaaacacttttataaagttGGGAGACAAAtctacattttggaaaacatttttacattttataaaacaaaataacattagcaaaacacttttaccaaggacaAAGCAAATTTAcctttaaggaaacaaatttacaaaagatggaaaacttttaaaaagttggagacaattttaaaaaacgACGAAACACTTCtaccgttaagtctgactccttttagtctgactccttttagtccGCCTCTttttagtctgactccttttagcctgactccgtttagcctgaggcgatgtggtctgaggctgtttcatctgacacatgatgaaggttttgcggagatTTGACGGAGCTTTtccagagacatgatgctttttaatctgaggtctgacacttCTCTCTGAGACCcaaggatgtcctaatatgtaagcCATGTCGCTCCGTTTGgattctctccatcaaaacaaacgaAATGACCCCTGactcgatcacttccggatcacttacggtatttggtacattccctttccgtaataatgaaatattaatttgtttcagaaatggtaaaagtgtttcatcttttgtaaatttgttttcttaaatgtaaatttgttttggccttggtaaaagtgttttgctgatgtaattttgttttatgaaatgtagaaatgttttccaaaatgtaaatttgtctccaactttgtaaaagtgtttcatcctttgtaaatttgttttgtccttcagggccaccgtaaatgCTCACCTCTGTTGCTGATGTACCTCTGGAGTCTGTCACTGTATGGGCTCTCCCTCCTCTTACTgccatgtaaaaataaaacaaaaacaaaatataaggATGTGCATAGATTAAAAAAGGTATAACATGttaaatcatgaaaaaagatgGAAAACTTACAGTACCTGCGAAATACCACCACAACCACAATCGCTGCCACCACCAGAAGAAAAGCTGCTCCACCCATCACTGAGCCCACCAGCAGAGGAAGTCTGTTCTGGATCTGCTGCGAATGCTCCTCTGTGGAGGAACACTGATGTTAGACTGGAGGTTACAGCATGTCACTCATTGTTGTCAATGAAAATTCATAGATTGTGTTTTCACCTGGAACAGAACTTGGATGAAAGTTGACCTCAGCATTTGACTAACACAGTTTGAAATCTAACTTTGCTTTGATCATTTTAAAGGTAATCTCTGGGGTTTCCCAGGTAAGAAGTATTTTTAGTGTGTTTACATGCTCATTAAGCATCCCAGTTTTAAGCCTTCTTGTtcttttgatcttattttagtTGTGACGTTTACATGAACACAAGAGACTGAGGTATTCataactgcataaataatgaaaCTCAGAGGGCATCATCAGAGAAGAGAGAACTTTGTTGGTAAATTTATTCAacatcactttgttttttctaaagtgaacatttgaaaccaaacagtgttttttaaagagcttttttttttttttttttgccttgaacattcttttttattgattttcacattgaCACCAATAGCCCAGTACAGCTTAACAAGCTTTTTGCATAGTTGGTCAAATAGTATATTGCATATTGAAATCCTAGAGGGCAGCAACAGAGCTTCCCCCCATGTCTCTTCATCTATTGTCACATTTAGGAGTCTACACCATGATGTTCTTAGTGGTGCAAGTTTGTCCAAGTTTAAATTCTGTAACTCAGAATAAAATCTTGCTATGAAGTGGTCATGCTTCGAATGATTCAGGAAGAATCTTTCTAACGTGAGAACCACTGAAGAAATTTAGGGTATTTGCCTTTTTAAATACATAATGCCTcacttgtaaatatttgtaggaATCTTTAGAGGGTATAATGCACTGATCTCTTACAAATTGTGGCCTCTATTTCAAGCCAGTGCACTCCAGGTTTTTCAACCATCCATATAGAGATGATTCTGACATGTATAGACATTATATAATTTTCTATCTTGGGTAGGCCCCACCCACCTTCTTCTTTTGGTAGCTGAAAATTCTCCAATTTAATTTTGTATagagcttttttaaaaatctagaCGAGGCTTAATAATTTTACTTCTAGCCTTGTTAATATCAAGTCAGCTTCTACTTTAGTATCATACAGTATTAAGTACTCTCAACGACCATATTTCTCTGCACTACTCCTTAAAGCTAAGATTTAAGATTAATCACTAGAAAGTGAGACCCTGTGATATACGAGTCATTTGAATCTCATAAAGGATCTTTTTCTGTATACTTTCAAGGCCTCCTATCCTTAATGTAGTCCTGTTGTGGGTTAATTACTGTAATATACTTTGACTGATTTCACCGGTATGACAGGAAATGAGCGTTGTACCCAGAGGCAGTGTAGTGAAGTAGATGGTGTCGCTGTAAGGGCCAAAGCCTCGCTCGTTTCGAGCTCTGATCTGGAAGGCATAGATGGAGCCGGGGATCAGGGAGCCGACGGTCACTGTGTTGGTCTCACTGAAAACACTCCCTGCACTGTCCACGTCTGAACCCTGAGGGACAAACAGGAAGGACATGTGGTGtggaagttttgtttttttgactcTACATAGTGATGCGTGTTTTCAATGTGTGACTATTTACCTTGTCAAAATATCTGAGCTGGTACTCCAAGATGTCACCGTTGGGTCTGTCCGGTTGAGGCCAGGAAAGGGTGATGGAGTCCGGTGCTCGGCTCAGCTGGTGCATCATGGGAACTGTACTGGGAACTATGGTAGACAGCAGAGGATGGGTGTTTTAGCTGTGTTGCAATTTGTAAAAAGCCAATCACCACAGGCTACCACAACAAATCACTAAAGTTCTACTGAAGCGATCCCGACCACTAGGGGGCACCGTTACCGAACTTGTGGAGAGTATTTAGAGGAGCATGAGAGAGGAGGTTTTATGGAGCACTACCAAGATCTCATTACAGTCACTGTGCCCGTCCAGTTAAAGGGAACTCTCCGGCGTTCTTTCCATTGATCAATAAACTCTGCGAGCATTCACAAGGAGGTTTTACTTAATGAAACTTCAAGTGGAGTTCTTATCAATCTTGATCAGTTACTTAGACAATAGTGTAGCGATCTACTTTACATCGTCTACACAAAACCtcatccttctctcctctcctctccctcctctccctcctctttatCCACTCGTCTACTTTCATCTCCTTTTCTGTCTATCTTTCTGACTGCCCATCTCTCATTtgtccttttcttcctccacaGTGACCGTGATGGGATCTGACAGGATATTGTAACCTCGAGCAACCTCCTGCCCAGACAGCAGGAGCATAAAAGATAgagcacagaaagagagagagagagagagagagagagagagagagaaggagggagagaaaccccagaccaacacaaacagctacacacacagtatctACACATGTTCCTCAGATCACCTCCTCTCTTTTATCTCATCTTTTTCATCCTCTCTGTCTCATGCTCACCTGACTGGCTTGTAGTGAAATTGATGCTTGTGTATCGAGCCGGAAAAGGGCTCAACGCTGACACCTCATTCATGGCTTGCACCTGTCggtaacaaaaaacacacaaatgtgacatttgaagtttttttttctgtttactttcaaGACATGAAGCCATGTTTTGGAGAAACAAAGCCtggcacacacgcacacacacacacacacacacacacacacacacacacacacacacacacacacacacacacacacacacacacacagaaacacacacacacacacacacacacacacacacatagagaaaacaaacatcagtaaAAGGAGAATATGCACGCATTATGAATAAGAAATAAGCCATGATTTAGTTGAGCTACCAAAtgctaaataataaatgttactgtgtATTTGCTGATGTGAAGCTTATGGGATAATACAGCAAAGAGGGCCTATCTCTTCTGCTGCCACAGGAAATGTTGCATCATTAACAGAAATTTCttaaaaagagggggaaaaaatcttCTTGGCACATTCATCATGTCTACTGAAGAAACCATGAATGGCAAGATAAGCAatttgaaacactgaaaacgGCACATCCAAGCACAAGCCCAGTTTGAGCATGTCTACAGGGTGAAAACAGAGTCTTCTTCTACGTTACCTGTATGAGATAAGTGACTCTGGTCAGCAGGTTGTTGAGGGTGACCTTGGTTTGTTTCAGATTCGTCTGGGAGGGGCTGAAGGTGACACCTTCCCCGCACCAGGAGCACGACGCTGGGTTGGTGAAGGTGGCTGAGGGGCAGATGCGGCACACCACCCCGTACCACACCTCCGTGCGGCCTCCCATGTCCACAGGAGGGCGCCACCTTAGAGAAACGCCACCATCGCCGCTTTCGTACTCccaggacagagagacaggcgcAGATGGGGGAGCtgtgaagaaagaagagagagagagaaagagagagagagagagagagagagagagagagaggagggggggacatTCATAATGCAGGCTGGACACACTTTAATGGAAGCATCTGCTAAAAAGTTTAAGATATGAAAGAAGCTGCATGCTGGCAAGAACATTCAACCAAGTAAAGTAATGGAGGAACAAAAGTTTGGCACGGAAATTTAAGCTTAGCAAGCATAGAAACTAAATACTTAGCAGGTTTTCTTCCTGCTAGTGGAATCAAATTTTTATcacattgtgttaaaaaaaaggaggagaggactcAGATCACTCTTTGCTCTCATTGTCTGAATAAATGACAAATGACAGTGAGGCCTGTTGGGATCCTCCATGAGACTCaggcataaacaaacaaacagacgaAGCTCACTTGTGCAGGCAGTGGAGTTGGCGTCATTGGCTGCCCGGTAAAAGCCGCTGCGACATTCACACACCTTGGCTCCCTCCTGGCTGGTTCTGCTGTTAGCAGGACACACTGAGCAGGGGACAGAGCCTGAAACAGACTTGAAGTAGCTCACAGgacaagctgcagagagagagagcagacacaACAGAGGATAAGATTTATTCTTAGTTTATCCAGGAATCAGTATTCAGTCTGAGTCAGGGATGTCAAATACAAGGTCTGTGATACTACAAGACTCTGAACATTTATTCAATTGGAGGAAAGTGTTCAGTCTAAAGCCAGATCTAAAAGAAATACTGACGAATGTATAACAACAGATCGGCTCGTTTTTTATTTAAGGGGAATACAGGATCAGATAATGAAAACGACAAAACTAAAACTGCCAGTATGCCTTTTGGAGCCTTTTGGAGCTGAAACACCTTTAGAAAAGTCAGGTAATAGTATCTGTTACAGCTTCACAGATAATCTTACCACCTTAGAAAAATCTGTTCACAAAACAATCTGTAAAGGAGTTATTTTTAGCCTCTCAACCCGTTAGGATTTACAAATGTGAAGCATGAGAACCTGTGGTTAATGACACCTTGATTTAAAAAGAGAGTGAACCTTTACGTGGTAATGTTTTAAACCTACTTGTACAGTAATgcttaaccctcttgttatgttgtgggtcaaattgacccttttaaaagtctattttaggcaatatatgccttccaaaccagctaaatgcagcataaaaaatctaggcagcatgtgacagaagaggagtcgtgttaatttatcaacatcacttcataagaataaaaataaattaaattttaaaataaacaaaaatctatgtcatgtaaaactattttatttatattgagggctttccaatgtgcattaaaaaatgttttaacaagaattttaatgaaaaacgagtgagttatcctcattgaaccatgatctgtgagaattaaagaacaccaatagaccaaatcttgatttaaatggttagtactggagttaaaaattagattaaataaatgtgtattgggatttttgggggttctgacactttttgataattgaatatgccccgggtcaaattgacccaggaacattattgctgtcccagagaaacgaacataacaggagggttaatgataGTCACTGGGAGGGAGATGTGTTTATGAACGGTATCTTAGGATGAAATAAACcctccaaaatgtcagctgacCAAACAGAAGAGCAGCATCTTTGAACTTCTGTGAACTTGTAGTTTATGCACTTCtaatttctctctgtctgttcgGGACAAGGTCAAGCggctgaaacttttttttttttttttttgtaaagcatCAATTTCATAGCggtctgctgtttgttgttggttttattCAGCACACTCATTTCCTGGTGTTTACAGAGGAAGTGGCTTGTGCTCGCAGACAGCAGGAAAACAACTAGTCAAACAAACAAGTTCAAACGGGCAGACTGACCCTTTAACAGAGATTTTAAACTGTGtgcattgtgaaaatacatctatgcattttattttagatCCTTATACAAGAAAGggatagttgttttttttaaattgtattggGAAATTGTCAGTGGCTttgagagacaaaaatacaactaacaTAAAAATGAGTGATTTTGACCACAACGATGACATACTGTTTCTGTGGACAGAGGATGACACTGGAGTAAATTATAGAGGGGAATAAAGCTCAAAtgcagctgcagtctgcattTCTTAGCATCCAGATTTCCCTGCCCTACTGGAAGCTGCTGTTTTACAGACTTCAATCTTCAAAAGTGAAAACGGAAAAACAAAGTTTGTTTCTACTTACTGTTTTTCATTGCACATTACACAACCCACACAATTAGATGCTGAAGAGGAAAACTGAGCTGAATTAACATACTAACtctgaaatgtaaaactatCAAAATGCACAGTATATCACTGACTAATAGTAGCTGATCAgtcctgcaggaggaagaaCTCTTGCATGAATAGTGCTTAGACGAACTGGCTTTTTGACAGCAAAGTATTACTGCTCCACAAAAACTAGTCAGTGTACATTTTTGTGAGCATGTAATCCTGTCCCTGTCCTGAGTGAAATCTTTTCATGAGCCAACAAACCCCCCCTTCTTTTTTAGCTTTGAGAAAGCGTATTCTTCAGATGATCCAACAGCCTTAAACATATATCGAGCTTAGAGCACaactttgacattttgggaaatgCGCTTACTCACTGTCTGGCAGAGAGTTAAAGCCAGGCTGTGTCTTCCCGTTTCTAATCTTTATGCTACGCTAAGCCAACCAGCTGCTTAGCTTTAGTCTTAAATTTAATGGACCAAAAAAAGAGAGTGGTATCAAACCTTCCATCTAATTCTCCAGCAGAAGTGCAACTAAGTCCATTTTCCAAAATGTGAAGTAAATTCAGTGAGAAGTTGGAGGATTCCCTCAACCCACAAGGAAAAATGTAGTCCTCTGGTTTATCTTTTGACAGAATTGAAATGTCACTTGGAAGAACGGTATGTATAATTACGGTGCAATAACAGGAAATGGAGCAGAAACCCAAGAGGGATCACATTAGCCATACATTTATAATTAAAGCATGATTGTCCTGAAATCAGGGAAAGTTCAAAGCATGAatataactctctctctctcttacacactcAGACGCAAGAATACCATCTGAAGCTGCAGGCTGTTATCCTGAACTGACGAGTTTTACGGTGGAAAATCTGTGAAATGTGCCAAT
Coding sequences within:
- the ephb6 gene encoding ephrin type-B receptor 5 isoform X1; translated protein: MLSPSLSLCQCHSVVEMWSVFLSLCLFFQPNSAEEVMLLDTTESTSELGWTTYPDTGWDEVSVLDDRGKLIRTFEVCNVNQNPRLQDNWLATPFLYRHSAPRVFVTLRFSVRDCASLRSPSPSCRETLTLFYKQADSQRELERTWAAEPSSGEKDTREGWVKIDTIAADKSFSKVEPSSPHQYQPNRYSRINIKTRSFAPLTRKGFVLAIVDSGACVSLMGVSIFYRRCPATSLYLASYPPTPSGAEPTALVPVSGTCVPNSKAQGGPPPRMHCNAEGEWMVPVGGCVCDEGYEQNLNGSACLACPVSYFKSVSGSVPCSVCPANSRTSQEGAKVCECRSGFYRAANDANSTACTTPPSAPVSLSWEYESGDGGVSLRWRPPVDMGGRTEVWYGVVCRICPSATFTNPASCSWCGEGVTFSPSQTNLKQTKVTLNNLLTRVTYLIQVQAMNEVSALSPFPARYTSINFTTSQSVPSTVPMMHQLSRAPDSITLSWPQPDRPNGDILEYQLRYFDKGSDVDSAGSVFSETNTVTVGSLIPGSIYAFQIRARNERGFGPYSDTIYFTTLPLEEHSQQIQNRLPLLVGSVMGGAAFLLVVAAIVVVVVFRSKRRESPYSDRLQRYISNRGGVKYYVDPSTYEDPSEAVKEFAREIDATHLKIEEVIGAGMFGSSISEIICRYVLSVKYQLNLLLFSTPAQFGEVSRGRYRPLGRREVLVAVKTLRWGASDREKGMFLSEAGVLGQFDHPNVLKLEGVITRTPPERIITEFMENGPLDAFLRVRSLLFLSRCWRLSTFNFILTPLLSYPPLFYLYHFVFQENEGQFSVLQLVGMLRGIGAGMRYLSERNFVHRDLAARNVLVNSNLVCKVSDFGLSRLMRGLDHNIPTYTASLGSKIPVRWTAPEAFQHRKFSSASDVWSFGILMWEVMSYGERPYWDMSNQEVMKAVADQYRLPAPHNCPAALHSQMLQCWQAERGDRPGFDSVLSSLDRLIRHPASLKAEPTRSCSQPLLSPTPTDLSAVATVSDWLKALRMDRYQEEFEQANLDSLDRVSRLSMDDVQNLGVNLLGHQRKIVSAAQQLRAYLAQGQVEV
- the ephb6 gene encoding ephrin type-B receptor 5 isoform X2 is translated as MLSPSLSLCQCHSVVEMWSVFLSLCLFFQPNSAEEVMLLDTTESTSELGWTTYPDTGWDEVSVLDDRGKLIRTFEVCNVNQNPRLQDNWLATPFLYRHSAPRVFVTLRFSVRDCASLRSPSPSCRETLTLFYKQADSQRELERTWAAEPSSGEKDTREGWVKIDTIAADKSFSKVEPSSPHQYQPNRYSRINIKTRSFAPLTRKGFVLAIVDSGACVSLMGVSIFYRRCPATSLYLASYPPTPSGAEPTALVPVSGTCVPNSKAQGGPPPRMHCNAEGEWMVPVGGCVCDEGYEQNLNGSACLACPVSYFKSVSGSVPCSVCPANSRTSQEGAKVCECRSGFYRAANDANSTACTTPPSAPVSLSWEYESGDGGVSLRWRPPVDMGGRTEVWYGVVCRICPSATFTNPASCSWCGEGVTFSPSQTNLKQTKVTLNNLLTRVTYLIQVQAMNEVSALSPFPARYTSINFTTSQSVPSTVPMMHQLSRAPDSITLSWPQPDRPNGDILEYQLRYFDKGSDVDSAGSVFSETNTVTVGSLIPGSIYAFQIRARNERGFGPYSDTIYFTTLPLEEHSQQIQNRLPLLVGSVMGGAAFLLVVAAIVVVVVFRSKRRESPYSDRLQRYISNRGGVKYYVDPSTYEDPSEAVKEFAREIDATHLKIEEVIGAAQFGEVSRGRYRPLGRREVLVAVKTLRWGASDREKGMFLSEAGVLGQFDHPNVLKLEGVITRTPPERIITEFMENGPLDAFLRVRSLLFLSRCWRLSTFNFILTPLLSYPPLFYLYHFVFQENEGQFSVLQLVGMLRGIGAGMRYLSERNFVHRDLAARNVLVNSNLVCKVSDFGLSRLMRGLDHNIPTYTASLGSKIPVRWTAPEAFQHRKFSSASDVWSFGILMWEVMSYGERPYWDMSNQEVMKAVADQYRLPAPHNCPAALHSQMLQCWQAERGDRPGFDSVLSSLDRLIRHPASLKAEPTRSCSQPLLSPTPTDLSAVATVSDWLKALRMDRYQEEFEQANLDSLDRVSRLSMDDVQNLGVNLLGHQRKIVSAAQQLRAYLAQGQVEV
- the ephb6 gene encoding ephrin type-B receptor 5 isoform X4, yielding MLPWRKPVMLLDTTESTSELGWTTYPDTGWDEVSVLDDRGKLIRTFEVCNVNQNPRLQDNWLATPFLYRHSAPRVFVTLRFSVRDCASLRSPSPSCRETLTLFYKQADSQRELERTWAAEPSSGEKDTREGWVKIDTIAADKSFSKVEPSSPHQYQPNRYSRINIKTRSFAPLTRKGFVLAIVDSGACVSLMGVSIFYRRCPATSLYLASYPPTPSGAEPTALVPVSGTCVPNSKAQGGPPPRMHCNAEGEWMVPVGGCVCDEGYEQNLNGSACLACPVSYFKSVSGSVPCSVCPANSRTSQEGAKVCECRSGFYRAANDANSTACTTPPSAPVSLSWEYESGDGGVSLRWRPPVDMGGRTEVWYGVVCRICPSATFTNPASCSWCGEGVTFSPSQTNLKQTKVTLNNLLTRVTYLIQVQAMNEVSALSPFPARYTSINFTTSQSVPSTVPMMHQLSRAPDSITLSWPQPDRPNGDILEYQLRYFDKGSDVDSAGSVFSETNTVTVGSLIPGSIYAFQIRARNERGFGPYSDTIYFTTLPLEEHSQQIQNRLPLLVGSVMGGAAFLLVVAAIVVVVVFRSKRRESPYSDRLQRYISNRGGVKYYVDPSTYEDPSEAVKEFAREIDATHLKIEEVIGAAQFGEVSRGRYRPLGRREVLVAVKTLRWGASDREKGMFLSEAGVLGQFDHPNVLKLEGVITRTPPERIITEFMENGPLDAFLRENEGQFSVLQLVGMLRGIGAGMRYLSERNFVHRDLAARNVLVNSNLVCKVSDFGLSRLMRGLDHNIPTYTASLGSKIPVRWTAPEAFQHRKFSSASDVWSFGILMWEVMSYGERPYWDMSNQEVMKAVADQYRLPAPHNCPAALHSQMLQCWQAERGDRPGFDSVLSSLDRLIRHPASLKAEPTRSCSQPLLSPTPTDLSAVATVSDWLKALRMDRYQEEFEQANLDSLDRVSRLSMDDVQNLGVNLLGHQRKIVSAAQQLRAYLAQGQVEV
- the ephb6 gene encoding ephrin type-B receptor 5 isoform X5, encoding MLLDTTESTSELGWTTYPDTGWDEVSVLDDRGKLIRTFEVCNVNQNPRLQDNWLATPFLYRHSAPRVFVTLRFSVRDCASLRSPSPSCRETLTLFYKQADSQRELERTWAAEPSSGEKDTREGWVKIDTIAADKSFSKVEPSSPHQYQPNRYSRINIKTRSFAPLTRKGFVLAIVDSGACVSLMGVSIFYRRCPATSLYLASYPPTPSGAEPTALVPVSGTCVPNSKAQGGPPPRMHCNAEGEWMVPVGGCVCDEGYEQNLNGSACLACPVSYFKSVSGSVPCSVCPANSRTSQEGAKVCECRSGFYRAANDANSTACTTPPSAPVSLSWEYESGDGGVSLRWRPPVDMGGRTEVWYGVVCRICPSATFTNPASCSWCGEGVTFSPSQTNLKQTKVTLNNLLTRVTYLIQVQAMNEVSALSPFPARYTSINFTTSQSVPSTVPMMHQLSRAPDSITLSWPQPDRPNGDILEYQLRYFDKGSDVDSAGSVFSETNTVTVGSLIPGSIYAFQIRARNERGFGPYSDTIYFTTLPLEEHSQQIQNRLPLLVGSVMGGAAFLLVVAAIVVVVVFRSKRRESPYSDRLQRYISNRGGVKYYVDPSTYEDPSEAVKEFAREIDATHLKIEEVIGAAQFGEVSRGRYRPLGRREVLVAVKTLRWGASDREKGMFLSEAGVLGQFDHPNVLKLEGVITRTPPERIITEFMENGPLDAFLRENEGQFSVLQLVGMLRGIGAGMRYLSERNFVHRDLAARNVLVNSNLVCKVSDFGLSRLMRGLDHNIPTYTASLGSKIPVRWTAPEAFQHRKFSSASDVWSFGILMWEVMSYGERPYWDMSNQEVMKAVADQYRLPAPHNCPAALHSQMLQCWQAERGDRPGFDSVLSSLDRLIRHPASLKAEPTRSCSQPLLSPTPTDLSAVATVSDWLKALRMDRYQEEFEQANLDSLDRVSRLSMDDVQNLGVNLLGHQRKIVSAAQQLRAYLAQGQVEV